A window of Paenibacillus sp. genomic DNA:
GGCCGTGCGCATCGCGGCGAACGGCTGGAATTTGTCCCCGTACAACACCTCCGCCGCAGTCAAATCCCCGCGCTTCGCCCGGAGCCGCAGCACGACGGTACGCTCGTCGTAAGCGAACGCCCAATTCAACTTCGGCCGATGATACACCGCTTCTTTCAACATGCGAATCCCTCCCGCTAGGTTAAGGTTCGAATCGACCTACAACGCAAAAAAGGCACAACCCGGTCCGATTTCGACGAGGTTGTACCTTTCGGTTCGAAAAGGTAGCATTGCCTTCTAATTGCTTTCATCATAGCACAATCGCATGGTAAGATATAGTACAAATAAGGAGGCGTACATGATGGACTTATTGAAAGTGATCGAGAGTCAGAAAATCGTCGCCATTTTCCGAGGCGTGTCGGGGGAAGGCGCGGACCGGGGCGCGGAAGCGCTCATTCGGGCAGGGATTCAAGTATTGGAAGTGACGATGAACACCGAGGGCGCACTGGCGTCTTTGTCCAAATGGAGAGAAACGTACGAAGGCAAAGCATACCTCGGCGCGGGCACGGTGCTCGATCTCGAAATGGCGAAGGAAGCGGTCGCGGCCGGCGCGCAATTCCTCATCTCGCCGAACCTCGACGAAGAAGTCGTGCGCTACGGTCTCGAGCAGGGGATCGACGTGTTCCCGGGCGTCATGACGCCGACGGAAATCGTCCGCGCGTGGAAGGCGGG
This region includes:
- a CDS encoding bifunctional 4-hydroxy-2-oxoglutarate aldolase/2-dehydro-3-deoxy-phosphogluconate aldolase; the protein is MMDLLKVIESQKIVAIFRGVSGEGADRGAEALIRAGIQVLEVTMNTEGALASLSKWRETYEGKAYLGAGTVLDLEMAKEAVAAGAQFLISPNLDEEVVRYGLEQGIDVFPGVMTPTEIVRAWKAGARAVKLFPMGSLGLQYLKDVRAPLDRIPMIVTGGVNLNNIADFIKAGVAGVGLGSNLVDKKLIAEGKFDEIEANARKYVEAVAAASR